The DNA sequence tatttttttatccGATTTATTcgttaaataatttatttttggtaaattaattcGTTATTATTAATCACAGTACTCGTTAATTATCATGCAAAACTCCCAATATATTTGAATTTTCCTTTTGGAAGAGGACAGGTACAAATCAATCCTACGcttttgtgtttggtaatttttctttcttatcGATTGATTTGATGTCAATTTATCATACTAGATCAGGACAGAGCCATGAACATCCGGTTATGGTGTCAAGTACATGGGTTTTCCACAACAAGGGGGTATTTGAGCACCTAAATTGTGATTGTCAAATTTTAATCATGTAAATCTAATTGTTTCATATATTGGTGCATATCATGCACTGATGCATTGTAAAATTATGGCAAAATTCGGTGCATGTTTGAATGCGGAGTGTTTGATAACAtgctaaattaacaaaaatgttaAACTTACTATATTTTTCATATCACATTTGCATCACCTCTTTAATACCATTTTATACCCGTAATAGCCAAAATAAAGGTGGCCATACAAAGCAATATTTGTCCACACCACACATCCAAATTCAAAGTTAAAATCTCTCCCTCTTTCCATTTTCCCTTACAACTCTTTAATTCGAATTATTGGTTAATGTTTTTTTGCCAGTTGAAGTAACAAACAAACATGAGTAAAAAGTATTTCTCTCTATATATAGAGAAATAGTCAATTTCTAAAATAAAGGTAAAGCTGCGTACGATATACGTTCTCTCTTGACCtttataaaacgaaaaacctTGTTAGTTTGGGATTACCCTATATATAGCCCAACAATTCCGAAGTTGTGGATTGAATTTGCACGCGTGAAAATACCGGATGGGGCGGAGTGGAGATCGACTTAGTGGACAAGGTTGGTGGATAAAGCGATGGCATTGGCATGTAGCACAAACCAAAAGCTTTCGGAGTTCTGGTGACCAAAAAtctaacaaattaaaataaaagtcAAAATTTAGGCTgtccaaataaataaattgttagCCTAGCCAGCCTCCATGCCTAAATGCCTATGCTGCCGAACGAGCTGTGCTTGTTTAGTTTGGTCAACCGCTTAACACAGGAGAAGGAAAACCATCTAACCGTAGTGTGGAAGAGATTATGAACACGGAACAAACCCTGTCGACATAAAATTCTCAGTCCCACAATATCTTtgccttttttctttatttttcactGTCAAAATATGACTACTTTGGGGATCCCACTCCCCCAACTTCTCCATGATGTGTCAATTTGTCAAtgatgttttaacttttaattgacCCTGTAATCAACTCAAGAATTCTTTAGTAGACAAATTTTGGGCCCTTTGACCTCCAAGCCATTTGAGTCATTCATTTTTTCTGCCGTATGTTGTAAGTGTTGGTCGATGATTTGAGGGAAGGTGGTTTGTTCTTGTCATCGCGTCTTGATGTATTCCTACGAGACAACAACTATATTTTCATCCACAAGATTGGACATATCATCCAACAAAAATGTTAGAGAGACTTTCGCACATCTGTTTTTATCTCTGCATACCTAGACattcttaattaattttatagctAACTACATTTTACATCTTTCATGTTTGGGATGATTTTAAAATGCGATATGAGGTTTCAattttctcatactgctccattaggttttgaaaatatttgaatttttgttgaaTTGATAACATAGTTATTATGAAAGCCGTTACTAGGTTGATATATAAGCCACATTTGCATCACATTGACTAAAAAACTCATCAATTTATTAATGAATAATTAGGCATTCAAATATACAAAATGTGTAAATTGATATGGTTTTTAAAACCATAAGAGGCAGtgtgagaaaattaaaatttcttgACCTAAAAATCACCTCAACTCTTGAGGATATAAAAGGTGGTTAGCCCTTAATTTTATctgaattaaagaaaaatcaaatgacATCAATAAACGAGCTTAGTTGAAAGATAAAACAAGTGCATGagtcatttcttaaaagttgaaACGCTTGTGTTGACCCATGAAATTTGACAAGCACAAAACGATGAAATTAAGCCCAAACAGcaaaagagagagaggatgGTGAAGCCATGGTTTACCTGGCCTAATACGGCGGTGTTGGAGAGAAACCAAAGTTAATTAGTGACTCTAATTAAGCAAAAGGCACACTAAGTAAGCATATCCAATTAAACCAAAAGGACCACTAAATAAGAATACTTCCATGTCACATCTTGCAACCCTAATCCTACACCAATTTTGAAATGGTGTAGGTAAAAGTTACAAAGAAAAGCAATATCTGAAGCgaatccaaatatctctttcaaAACTTTACCTACTGCAAATCACAGGTACCATGTCCTTATTTTGATTCCACCAGCTGCTAAGCACACCACAAGAAAGACTGCCTTTGGAAATAGAGACATTTTGTTGTATAACTGAGATATCTCTTGTAATGTTTATGCTAAAAATAACAAGAAGCATTGAAAAGTAACTCGCGCGCCCCATCAAGATTAAAAAGTAATTACATGACGCTGTATATGGTTCTCATTTTTAATAATAGCAATACTAGTTATGTGATCATATATGTGGGTGTTATGTTGGAAATTTTAGCTTCAAGTAGAATTGAATAGCAGAAGTTGAACTGCATAAAAGTGTAGAATATATATAGACATATATGTGGCGTGTGGAAGCGGAAGGAAGAGGCTGTGACAAGTGACAAGGTGGTGCAGGGTGCAGCTagcggttggatgtgtggacgTGAGGCCCTCCGTCCTAAAAGATTCGAATttcagagagagggagagagatacaTAGTGATGCTTAATCAAATTGGTATAACTGAAAGAGATCAAGTAAGTAAGATGCATGGATGAATATGGTCCAAGAGGGAGGAGTAGTACTACCAGTGATATATATGGTACATACGGGGTCTGAAGACTGGCGGGTGTGTGGGGGCAAACAAAGGAACCTTTCCTGCAGGCTTTCGTTGCCAGAAACCAGAAAGGAATCTATGCGTCGATCGAAGAATGCAGTGAGTACTGCGGAGTGTGGACTGTGTAAAAAGAAAGAGATGAATTATTATGCAGCTAGGAGATGAAAGGTGAACTATTATTAGAGGAAAGGGGACTTTAAAGATATATCGTCCTTTGTGTCTTGGTGGTGAGTTGGTCAAAGACAAAAGGACTGACTGATACTAGTAAAGTACTGCAGGCAATTTGATAAGGACCCCCTTAACTCACTCGAAAATTCTACTATGTTCCAGTGTAACATGCACACCGTTTGAATGAGGCATCAAATAGACGTGCAGGTAAAGATCCAATATTCATATATTCAAACGCTCCAGTGATTTGAATAAGGCATTGGATCATGATGTGCAATTAAAGATCCAACGGTTATGAATTCAACCCACACAGATGACAGTGTATAATACATAGACACAGCTTAATTGTCTATTTCTTTACCATCTCTCTGCATGTTTTCCTTTGTGATCTAGACGTTTCTCTGCATAAATGGAATCTCTGTCAATCTgtccctctctctttccctaTCACCCAGCATTcgtttgtttcttcaattttcaaTCTTTTCCCAACCCTCAATTACTAATACACATCACTTAAAACTAATTGGACAAATATATTCAATCTATTCTACTTAATATTGTTAACCCCTTTAGCTACTTTCAATGTTGTTAACCCTTTTCATAAATCAATCCatgcaatttttaattttacacttttattattttaatttacacTAGAACAATGAGATGTTTGAATCCAGGATGCCGTGATTTAAAGACGAATATTCTTAACTATTAGAGCAATTATTTTAAGAgaaaatttgattgaatttcAACTTCATTAGCCACTATCAGTGCCTGTTGGAACCTTAGAGACTCCCTCCAAGATCCATCATTTTTCCAGTCCCATAAATCCTTCCATTTCAAGTATATGTTGGACCCCAATTTCCAATATTAGTTTAGGATATCAATATTGGGTTATGTTAGTGTGTGTGACTCTCCAAactacaactagccatggacaTGACtgaagaaaaaaccaaagatagTCCATTGGGCTTGCCCACCTTTGAGGAGTCCATTTGCTGGTCTTCCTACTTAATTTTCACGAGTCCAAAGAAGGTCCAGTGGGCTTGCCCACCTTGTAGTTTTTTAATTCATATTttctattcaattttaaatattaaaaaagtcatttagtactacatTCTAGTGATGtttcttttcacttgcaagtgagaagtcttaagtTATGTTTTTCcctaaagacaaatttgaaccacattattgctagctcattatgaggctaagcccactccCTCTCctgtgtaaataatatcgtttgttaaaaaaagaaagatcaagAAACCTAATTTACAAGTTTCATATGCCTCACACTCTTTGGGTAGCTGACTATATTAGCAGGAGAAGATCTAAAATAAGCATTACTAAATTGTAGAGCAGTAGATTGAAGAATGTTGCAATGTTGTCAGCTCTTcgtattttgttttctttttcatagACTTATTTCTCTGTTTTAAGCATCTAAATGTCTAATTATTGtacaataaaataaaggaaaacgtTGTTGAAGAATGCAGTCCCACGTCAAAAAACTTAAAAGAATAGGTTGTAATTCATATTGAATCGTTTCGCTGGTAATCATGTCGAAACATTTTACGATAAAACCTAAACACATGCCAGATTATATATGCATTTAAATTAGAATAAAATCATCGTAGTAAGTAATGAATCGCTAACACATCTCTTGAATCTTGACTAAAGAGCCATTTTTAATCATTAGTCATTGTGGTTTTGGTAAAAAGacatatttgttttttatttcttctttgtaATTGGCAAACGATGGAGTGTTGGGTGTGAAAGAAAAGTGACTGTGTTTCTTGACTGGTAGGTGAAAGTCTGTTGAGGATGGATGTTAGGTTAAACACGTGGATGACTTTTGACTTTGATCGAGCGGGTGCAACACCAGCTTTATTTATTACCCGGATTTTCATGGGGACGGCAGATGGATACTATAATTCATTAGTTAGTTGTAATGTTGAGATGAATGCATGTGGTGGAAGAACGttaccaaaagaaaaagggCTTGATAATTAGTACTTAAGCAACGCAATGAGGTACCAACCACTTCCCGGTGAACCTCCGCCTCCGCCTCCGCCAGAGTACGGGCAGccgccacctccacctccacctccaccccCACCAGAGTACGCGCCACCGCCACCTCCACCAGAGTACGTGCCACCGCCGCCACCTCCACTGGAGTACGGGCGACCACCACCTCCCCCAGCGTATGCGCCACCGCCGCCACCACCAGACTACCCTCCCCCTCGTCCTCCTCCTGGCCCTCCACCACCTGGCTATCAGGGTTACTTTTATCCTCCGCCGCCGCCAACCCCGACCCCACCACCGCAGCCTTCAGTACAAGACAATGATGGCCCTGGCTGCTGTTCAATCCTTAGAGGCTGGTATGTACACGCTCACCCTCTCCCTACTGCTCTCACTTGCTAGCTTCCAGTTTCTTCCATTAATAGTTTGATCATATCACGTTTTGCAGGAACTGAGTAATCGTGTGTTTTACTCTTTTGCTCTTTTGTATTTCTCTACTTTTTAAGGacaaaattaatccaaaattaatcTAATTTCTTGATGATAATCAGCTCCAAACTTATAATTTATAGTAAAAACTGAAATTATTTTCCAATTGACACTAGGATTAACTATAACAATATAACAagttttcattttctcattgctTATGAGTCGATGACAAtcagattttattaatttttatttctattttcatCCAGTTCCTTAGCTTAATCTAAATTATTAGAACTTTGGTGCATATCTAGTGTGACGTCTGCAATTAAGCTTCTACTTTTAAATGCCTAAATTCTAGATTGTAGGACGGTAAATCTACTTTTTGGCTTCCTTAGTTTGTTCTTGTTCCACTGCTTCACCTTCACTGACCCCTTGTGTCTTGTATACATCGTTTTCAGTTTGGCTGCAATTTGTTGCTGCTGGATATTGGACGCGTGCTGCCCTTAGGCCATTTACATACATCTGCTCGACAAGCATTCGTATTAATAATAATTAGTATTGTTGAACTCAATTACTTATTTGAGGAGAGCGGAAACTCCTTACTCCCTACGTACTGCATAATTAATCGCAGTGTTAAAAGCAAACTTAGCTAATCGATGGGCTACTCATTGCAACGACGACACGAAACATACTCAAATTTCACCTCGTGTAATTGAGCAGCCCACACCTTTGCGTCCTCGATCAAAACACGTAGAGCAGAGGGATCATGCTCACTTCTCAGATGGTAAGGCCTGCAGCTCTTCCgaccccaaaagaaaaacaagggcGGCTTTCTTAGCGGCTGGCATGCCTGATTTCTGAAACGCTATTCTTGTTCTTTCAATTCGATGCATTTAGGTTATGTGACACTTTCGTATACAATACAAGAAGCTGGGCCAAGATGGGCTAAACGGCCTTGGGATCTTTGATTGAAATAAATTGGTTGGTTTTGGTGTTCATTCTTCTTTAGAGTGATTTTCTGCTGAGCGCTCATTTGTGTCTgaaatttgttttattcatCCGATTCTAAGACGTCCTTCTTGTTGTTTACATACATGATACatacaaacaaagaaacaaatcaaagccaaactACGGAAACAAAATCTGGAAAGGAAGATGACGATCTTAAATATCCAAAACGTGAAATCTTCCTTGTAGTTGTTCTAGCCAGGAACCGGCTGCACTTGCTGCACCGCATTCCCAGCAGTTCTGAAATCTGCTACAGATTCGAAGATGTGATGGGATGCCTTGTCGAAATTAACAAAACCCATAAACCAGAATTCATGGCCATCTGTGGTGGCGATCTGAATGTACTTCTCCGGCGGATTCTCTTTCGTCACCACAGGGTTCACGGTGCTTATATTTCCCAAAGGTATAGACACCTGTTCAACATTAATACAGTTTTACAATCAACTCAAATTACAAAGTTGAATCGCGACAACTGAAACTTTACAACCATAGTAAAACATGGCTCAAATTATAGAGTAAAACCATGATTGGACAGTTAATTTAAAGTTATTTACCTTGTAGTAACTCCAAGCTGCTTGTCCAGACGGAGAAGTAAAAGTCAGAGGACGATCGCTGCAAAAAGCCAGTCTAGCAGTCGACAGATACTGAGTCCCGGCAACCGGCCCCGTCGACGTCGAAAGATAACAGGCAAACGTCTTCTTCAACTTCTCGTTCGGGTCAGTCGCGAAAATCTGCTTAAACAGCGACTCGAATCCGCCTTCGGATAAGGCTTTCGCCGTCAAGTTCACCTTCCCCCACGCCGCTTCCGGAACAGAGTGCCCCGTTTTGAGGTTGTACCAGATGTTCCTGGCCATGGTCTCCGCCTTAGCGCTCCAGGAATTGAACGCTTGGATAACCGGCTCAAAGGGGTTGTTGGTGTGTTTGTCGATCGGAGAGTGCTGGACGTAGGGCTGCTGCTGGGGGATTTGCTGGTGGTCGGCGGCTTTCCATAGGGCGGCTTGCTGGTTGTCTGGGTGGACGTTCGGGGCTGCTGGGGTGCCCATGATGTGGGTCCCCCATTTCTTAGTGTCCTCCGCctctggtggtggtggttgctgAGGGGGTTGTTCGGAATGGGGGTGAGTGTCCTCCGCctctggtggtggtggttgctgAGGGGGTTGTTCGGAATAGGGGTGAGTGTCCTCCGCctctggtggtggtggttgctgAGGGGGGTGTTCGGAATGGGGGTGAGTTTGTTCAGGTGTAGCTGCCATGGTAAATTGGACGGAGATTGGAGGTAGAGTTGTAGTGTGGAGATGATGATGAATCGAGGAtatttgtttggattttggattgaaaaggagGGTTTTATAGAGGAAGATTGAAGATTTTGGATGATGAGACGTGAAAAGGATGACAGACAGACGCGGGTTTTTGTGATATTTTGAGGCATTCGTTTTTTATTGGGTTATTTTGGTAATTTGCAAGGGCAAAGGATGCTTCGAGTTCCCCGTAACACGATTAGTTCGTCCTACCGACTCACCGTCATAGCATTTGTGATAATCTTAAGACTAATATTTCTATTCGGATATTTTCACTTACGTCATATGCCAAATTGAATTACAAAAAAATCAACATGGATAATTGTTGTATACAGCCGCTTACGATTAAACAACTTTTGAGTTCGAATATTATAATTGAAACGTTTATTACCATTgtctaaaattatatttataaaaagtTTATTCAGtttgaaaattatttatttttgggtgtTAAATGGTAATAATTTTAATCAAGTAACATATTTATAACGAAACGTTTAATTGTTTTATGAATATGTATGATTAAAAAATCTTTAAACTGAATAATTTTTTCTTTGAAttgtataatttttaaatataatatttataaataataattaaaaaataaacaatttaaaTTAGGAAAAATTACACATAAAGTATACTTTTAATACCTAATTTTGTATTGAGACAACACCTCTTAAACATTTTAAGAAGAGACAAAAATTAATACATATAAAAGATGacatctttgatttttttttttgaagtgtaACTTACAAAAATATCCTTTATCATGATAATATTTTCACAATTCTATCATGTTGctccttctctctttctttgcaattctgTCACGCGTCGTCGCCTTCGCATCCAAAACCCATCGCCTCCTCCCCCAAACCCTCACTCCTGGCGATGAAGGACTGGCCACCTTCCTCGTATGGTTCCGTCTACATCCCTCCCCACCACCGCCTCTGTTCCGCTATCACCACCCCCAATTATACCTCCTATGCTTCCATCGGCTCTAAACTTTTTTTGACAGCGGCTTTCCCAGAAATTTTTGATGGGGTTGTTTGCGCGCGATTGCCAAGTGCTAATCCCGATTTCGAACAAAGGCTTTTGTACGGTAAATGCCTTTTTCTATGGCTATCTGCCACCTTAACATCTTAGCATATCAGGCTATATGCCTTTCTGTGATACAATACATACTTCGGATGATGACATCTGCCATCTTAACATCTGAGGGGATAAACTTGAAAAGATGCATATAGGGAGTGATGCCCGTGTGCAGGGTGGAGGGTAGATGGGCGGAGGAGAGGGACAGAGAATAGATTGCATTAattgttatctatatttccgcTTGTCTTCCTAATGTTTCTCATCTCGAAGTATAAATCTCACCAAAAGTATGAAGCAATTGACTTAAAAAGATGAATTTAGACGCATGATATGGGATTGAATGCATGAATAATTAATGATTATGCATGTttcttgaaaaattgttttagcTCAACTTTGTTGCTGTATTGTTGTATAGGGTTTTAGGGTGATCTGCCCTTTATGGTCGtagacgggttgaactgattttgtAAAAATGGTCGTAaatgggttgaactgattctccAACAATAGTTGAGGGatgattgaactgattctgtAAAAAATAGTTAAGGACCAATTgaattgattatgcaaaaatggtcaaAGATGGgtgaactgattttgcaaaaatggaCGAGGAcgagttgaactgattctgcaaaaataggCGAATATTGCTTGAACTGATTTTGAAAAAATGATCGAATACgaattgaactgattctgcaaaaaatgATCGATGATTGattgaactgattttgcaaaaatagtCGATGAttgattgaactgattctgcataaATAGTCAAGGATGGGTTGAACTTATGCCACATATTAATTTTTGTTGGATGGTTGGGTTATATTAATAACCCTAAAGCCTTAAGGGGTATGGTTGGtattttttaaaacattattttcatgtttttgaatTGAGTTTtagttatatttatatttttatggcTCATTAAAATGTTTAAATTTTAAGGACATTAGAAAACAAGTAAGTCCCTATGAATATTATCTAAAAATAATATCTTTAATTATTTTACCAAGAAAGTAACgatgaaaacaaaaaatggtttttttttcctgcAATACAACACCTATCATAGAATAAGTGAAAATAATGCATATAGATCAAGACAACGGTTTGTGCCACTGTTTTCcactttttatatatttattgtacGAGTAATTAAGttgattaaattttttaaaattaaattgcaaGCAACCCCTTCTCCGTTATATATTAGGCAGCTGCCACGTTGcgatcttttaaaaaaaaagtattgcGAGGAGGGTGACAGTTGGAGAAGTATGCCTTGGCCAAGTGTCAAACTTTTTTCAACCGACTGATGACATTGACACCTAGGGGAATGAAATGAACCCTTCCAAATTCCAATCCAACTGATATTTCCTGAAAGTTGTATTTTTATTAGTCTCATTCAAACAGGGCAAAAGAACGAAGCTTCTTTGCAGTTTCCTCTACGTACGCCAATCAACGTTATTATACGAGTGAGTCGGAGAATTAGGATAATTGGCGCGCTCGGATAAACGTTTGCATTAACTGGATCGACGTAACGTAAGATCCCAACttagtttttaatttgattaattagatCCTTATTCCAAATAGAATTTCATCAATTGCTAACTATTTGGAATTCCTGTCTCGTCATCTTCTACAGTTGGATTAAGCAAAAGAATGAGTTACAACGTTGTCCATGTTCAACATGAGCAGCATCATCTTCCACCAGGCAAGTCACCTGCTAATTCCAAATTaattcccccccccccggccTCACCCCCTTTTATTTGTGTGATTTAATCCATTAATTTGTGTGGTTTGTTTGGTTTAACTGACTGAATTAGTtggtttaattttaaaattctttGGTGGTGGTTGTGACGATGGAATTTCAGGGTATCCGCAAGAGTATCCTCCCCCGCCTAATGACTTTCCACCTCCACCGCCACGGCCGGGATTCCCAGATCCCTATCCTTCTGCTCCGGGACCTTTTCCGCCACCCCATCATCAGGAACATGGATATCAGGGTTACTTCTATGAGGGCTACCAACCGCCACTTTCGGCTGCCCCGCCGCCTCTCCGCCCGTACCATCGCTACCACGAATACGATGGCTGCTCTTCCCTCCTTAATGGCCTGTGAGTCTTTCCGTCCACTTCTTCGATTTTATGGCGTACAATttactttttattaattatttatcaAATTGGTTGTGAATTATTTTGGGAGTTCTTTTAAAATGGCTTTGGATGAAATTGTTTTTCAaatcaattcttagtaaaagTACAAAATACAAGTGAATCGTGAAAATTTTAAAGTACTTTTAAAAGAAGCACCAATTATGTAATGTAAAAAGTATTTTGCAAAGGAGCACAAATATGTGATATTGAAAGCACTTCACATGCTTTTAGCATTCacgaatatttttttaaaaaaaagcacTTTCATTATTCTAAAAACAAGTGATGTATCTTTTGTGCTTGAACCGCATAAATTAGTGTATGCTCTTATCTATCCCTTGGTCATTCTCCAATTGATTCTTACTTGTTAAATTTCTTTGGTTCCCCATTTACAAAGTAAACTGGTTTTTCCTCTAACGACTAAactattgagtttgaagtgtttttctcttATTGAATTATCGCAGCCAAATGCCGTATTTTCCTTGGGAATTTGATGCTTTACTTTCAATGATTGAAAGAAAAGCATCGGTTTTGCTTTGTTGATTGATGTCTCCGTCTTGTTGTTTACAAATTGTGCAGTTGCGCTGCACTTTGTTGCTGCTGCCTGTTGGAGAACTGCTGCTTATAGGCcgattatttataaatataattgaGCTTGTGAAGCCAAAAAACCTGCGGCTTATATGTATGATTGGATTCTGTTTTGCTCCAATTCCATCAATTTGTATGTTAAAACTTTTTGTTGTTAAACGTTCAACTTCAATAATATATCAACAAGTACATACATTTTTCACAGGTTACATATTCTTGTT is a window from the Malus domestica chromosome 16, GDT2T_hap1 genome containing:
- the LOC114821935 gene encoding protein CYSTEINE-RICH TRANSMEMBRANE MODULE 10-like yields the protein MRYQPLPGEPPPPPPPEYGQPPPPPPPPPPPEYAPPPPPPEYVPPPPPPLEYGRPPPPPAYAPPPPPPDYPPPRPPPGPPPPGYQGYFYPPPPPTPTPPPQPSVQDNDGPGCCSILRGCLAAICCCWILDACCP
- the LOC114821934 gene encoding GEM-like protein 5; protein product: MAATPEQTHPHSEHPPQQPPPPEAEDTHPYSEQPPQQPPPPEAEDTHPHSEQPPQQPPPPEAEDTKKWGTHIMGTPAAPNVHPDNQQAALWKAADHQQIPQQQPYVQHSPIDKHTNNPFEPVIQAFNSWSAKAETMARNIWYNLKTGHSVPEAAWGKVNLTAKALSEGGFESLFKQIFATDPNEKLKKTFACYLSTSTGPVAGTQYLSTARLAFCSDRPLTFTSPSGQAAWSYYKVSIPLGNISTVNPVVTKENPPEKYIQIATTDGHEFWFMGFVNFDKASHHIFESVADFRTAGNAVQQVQPVPG
- the LOC114822216 gene encoding protein CYSTEINE-RICH TRANSMEMBRANE MODULE 13-like, which encodes MSYNVVHVQHEQHHLPPGYPQEYPPPPNDFPPPPPRPGFPDPYPSAPGPFPPPHHQEHGYQGYFYEGYQPPLSAAPPPLRPYHRYHEYDGCSSLLNGLCAALCCCCLLENCCL